From one Phocoena sinus isolate mPhoSin1 chromosome 4, mPhoSin1.pri, whole genome shotgun sequence genomic stretch:
- the LOC116753439 gene encoding DNA-directed RNA polymerases I, II, and III subunit RPABC4-like: MDTQKDVQLPKQQPMIYICGECHTENEIKSRDPIQCTECGYRIMHKKRTKRLVGFDAR; this comes from the coding sequence ATGGACACCCAGAAGGACGTTCAACTCCCAAAGCAACAGCCAATGATATATATCTGTGGAGAATgtcacacagaaaatgaaataaaatcaaggGATCCAATCCAATGCACAGAATGTGGATACAGAATAATGCACAAGAAAAGGACTAAAAGATTGGTGGGTTTTGATGCTCGATGA